In Streptomyces sp. NBC_00448, the following are encoded in one genomic region:
- a CDS encoding winged helix-turn-helix transcriptional regulator, whose protein sequence is MLVDCRLRAATELFAHTWDPVILAGLSEGPLRRAELRTLAGGISDKVLTESLRRLLANGLVERRAFRAAPPRVDYGLTPLGTSLVDGPLRAMGRWTREHGEELLEAQERTAGQAAS, encoded by the coding sequence CTGCTCGTGGACTGCCGGCTGCGCGCGGCCACCGAGCTGTTCGCCCACACCTGGGACCCGGTGATCCTCGCCGGGCTGAGCGAAGGACCGCTGCGCCGGGCCGAGTTGCGGACGCTGGCCGGCGGGATCAGCGACAAGGTGCTCACCGAGTCGCTGCGCCGCCTGCTCGCCAACGGCCTGGTGGAGCGCCGCGCCTTCCGCGCCGCGCCGCCCCGGGTCGACTACGGCCTCACACCGCTGGGCACCAGCCTGGTGGACGGACCGCTGCGCGCGATGGGCCGCTGGACCCGGGAGCACGGCGAGGAACTGCTCGAAGCCCAGGAGCGTACCGCCGGGCAGGCGGCGAGCTGA